A window from Mus caroli chromosome 2, CAROLI_EIJ_v1.1, whole genome shotgun sequence encodes these proteins:
- the LOC110289445 gene encoding olfactory receptor 1L4 produces the protein MNRSSTSDFILLGLSTNPWMQKPLFGIFIIMYLITVIGNVLIILVIRSDSRLHTPMYFFLSNLSFMDICFTTVIVPKMLVNLLSETKTISYVGCLVQMYFFIALANTDSYLLASMAIDRLVAICNPLHYDVVMRSQRCLLMLLGSCTISHLHALFRVLLMSRLSFCASHVIXHFFCDTQPVLKLSCSDTSSSQIVVMTETLAVIVTPFLCILFSYMRIIVTVLRIPSAAGKWKAFSTCGSHLTVVALFYGSVIYVYFRPLSMYSVVKDRVATVMYTVVTPMMNPFIYSLRNKDMKRGLRKLRDRLHS, from the coding sequence atgaacagaagcagcaCCTCAGACTTCATCTTGCTGGGTCTCTCTACCAATCCCTGGATGCAGAAACCCCTTTTTGGCATCTTCATCATAATGTACCTGATCACAGTGATCGGGAATGTGCTCATCATCCTGGTCATCCGCTCTGACTCCAGGCTCCATACACCCATGTATTTTTTCCTCAGCAACTTGTCATTCATGGATATCTGCTTCACAACAGTCATTGTACCCAAGATGCTAGTGAACTTGCTCTCAGAGACAAAGACTATTTCCTATGTGGGATGCCTAGTTCAGATGTACTTCTTCATAGCATTAGCAAACACAGATAGCTACCTGCTGGCCTCCATGGCCATTGACCGACTGGTGGCCATCTGCAACCCTTTACATTATGATGTGGTGATGAGGTCACAACGCTGCCTCCTCATGTTGCTGGGTTCTTGCACCATCTCCCATCTGCATGCACTGTTCCGTGTCCTTCTCATGTCTCGCCTCTCATTCTGTGCTTCCCATGTCATTAANCACTTTTTCTGTGATACTCAGCCTGTGCTGAAGCTATCCTGCTCTGACACATCCTCCAGCCAGATCGTGGTCATGACTGAGACCCTGGCTGTCATTGTCACTCCCTTCCTATGCATACTCTTCTCCTACATGAGAATCATTGTCACTGTGCTCAGGATTCCCTCTGCAGCTGGAAAATGGAAAGCCTTCTCTACCTGTGGCTCCCACCTCACTGTAGTGGCCCTGTTCTATGGGAGTGTCATCTATGTCTACTTTAGGCCTCTCTCCATGTACTCAGTGGTGAAGGACCGGGTAGCCACTGTTATGTATACAGTAGTGACACCTATGATGAATCCTTTCATCTATAGCCTGAGGAACAAAGATATGAAGAGAGGTTTAAGGAAGTTAAGGGACAGGCTTCACTCATAG